The DNA region GTAGGATCGTTCTTATAATGCCATGATTGAAAGGCTTCTACATCGATGACCATTTTCGTCATCAGGCCTATCCAGCCACCTGGCTTAACTAAATTCAACCATTGCTTCCACACCACATCGGGGTGGTAGAGGTGTTCGATCACCTCTGTTGCTGTCATGAAGTCATACTGCTTTTCTAACACCGATGTATTAGGGTGATAGTAAAGATCATACAACGCCATGTTGTGCCCCGCTTCTTCTAACATTAATGAAAGCGTAGGGCCTGGACCACAACCAAAGTCGATTCCGTTCGATTGTGGTGAAATTCGCTCTGCGATTGGGTCAGCAATTCGCGACAAAAAATGTCGATATCCCATATCTTCAGGATTGTTCTCATGCAGATCATAGTGAGCTTTTTCAGTTTTCGCATCCAAACGTTGGTCTGGATTGACGAATACCAAACTGCACTGTTCACACTGAAGATACTCGCGTCGCTTATCTTCAAAAAAGTGGTGAGTGCGCTGATTCTGGCATAAAGGACAGGTGTGCATGCTGACTTCCTCAAACAGGGATGCGAAACATACCAGAAAGTGGACACAGATTGGAGTGTTGCTGGATACTTTTTCAGCAGTTTTTGTTAAAAAACTTTGATTGGCAAAAATGAATATAAAAAAAGCGACAGTGAGACTGTCGCTTTCTGAATGCCACCAATAAGTGGCGAAACTGTGTTGCACACATCTGGTGCACCAAGAATCCTTTTGTTTTTCAAGCTTTCCCTGCCAAAAAGTGTTGTTCTTCATCTTCCTGATGAGTTTTGGCTATCCTTTCACTTCCTGTTTACTGAGCTACTTCCTGAAGCCTGATCCGTTTCGCTGTCTTAACCGTTAGACTAGATGACCATCCATATCTGATAGGCTCCTTGCCTATCTAAGTCCCTTTTCCGACTACCAAACGTCCTTCGCTTGCGTCCTTGGAGACCTTATATCCATGGTCTAAATTCCTGAGGTTCACTCCTTGTGAACACCGTCTACTTTACGGGTTTCGTAAAAACCAACAAGTCACCAAAAGCAATTAATGACACTAATTTTTTGCCATAAATAAATCACCCATTTTATCAATAACTTAAAAGTTATAGAGAGAAATCGCATCGATCACGTATGGCAAATGTCTCACAAGGCCTCAAGCTATCTATCACTTTTATGTCTAACATTGAATAAGATCGAGATCACACAAAGCCACAAACAAAAATGCCCCAACCAATAGTTGGGGCATTTCTGTATAACTTTGCTCGAACGCGGTGTAGGGGCTTAGTGCAGACCGCCAACGTATTTCGACAGAACTTCGATGTCTTCGTCTGTCATTTTCTTTGCGATGTCACGCATCATGGCATTCATATCATTACCACGAGCACCATCACGGAACTTCTCTAACTGAGCTTTGATGTAGTCAGCTTGCTGACCAGAAATTTTAGGGAAACCTGAAAGCTCAGTGCCGTTACCACGAGGACCGTGACACGCGATACATGCGGTTAGACCACGCTCTGCATCACCAGCGGTGTAAAGTACCTTACCTTGCTCGACCACATTTTCAGGGGTTGAGCTCTCTGCAATAGGTAAAGAGGCATAGTAAGCAGATAGATCCGCGATGTCTTCATCACTTAGTGGCATAGCCATACCACTCATTACAGGATCGTAACGACCTTGTTTACCACCACTAGTCATACCTAGTTTTAGATCTTTTAATTGCTTCTCAAGATACTTAGCGTGTTGGCCTGCAAGATTCGGGTACATTGCTAGTGCACTGTTACCATCTGCTCCGTGACAGGCGACACAGGTTTGTGATTTTGCTTTACCAGCTTCAATATTACCTTGGGCCCATACTGAGCAACTGGCTAAAAGACTCAAAATTAGCGCTAATTTCTTCATGACATTCCATTATAATTATCAAGCTTCCAGTACCACGGAATGTGAACATACCGCGTACACTCATGGTACAATAGGCGACCTTATGCCGAGCACGGTTATTTTACACAATTTCACAAAAAAGTAATCAATCGACTACACAAAGTCGAGATGGAGTTAACAGTGAGCGTAAAAATTCATTACCAAAACACGCATTTCATCACCAGCGCACCCGATATTCGTCACTTACCGGAGGACGAAGGTGTCGAAATTGCGTTTGCAGGACGCTCAAACGCTGGTAAATCGAGTGCACTGAATCGCCTGACTAACCAAAAAAGTCTAGCGAAGACATCAAAGACCCCAGGTCGTACTCAATTGATCAACCTTTTCAAAGTACAAGAAGGTTGTCATATCGTCGATTTGCCAGGATACGGCTTCGCTCAAGTACCGGTTGAGATGAAGAACAAATGGCAAAAGTCATTAGGTGAATACCTACAGAAACGTGAGTGTCTAAAAGGTCTCGTGGTTCTAATGGACATTCGTCACCCAATGAAAGACCTCGACCAACAAATGATTTTCTGGGCAATCGACAGCCGCATCCCTGTGCAAGTACTGCTGACTAAAGCTGACAAGCTAAAAAGCGGCGCTCGTAAACAGGTACTACTGAAAATTCGCAAACAAGCAGAGACGTTTGGTGGCGATGTATCGGTTGATGTGTTCTCTTCATTGAAAGGTCTGGGAGTTGATCAGCTTCGTGCCAAGCTGGACGTTTGGTTTGCACCGGCAATCGCACACCTTCTTGAAGAAGACGAACAAGATGACGCTCAAGAGAGCAACGAAGAATAATTAACAAAATTTGTTAAATTTTTTCGACACAGCCCTGCCTTTTGGTGGGGCTTTTGCTTATCTGGGGGCAAGAAAGGTGAATTTGAGGCAATAAAAATCCCCACCTTCCTGGCAGGGATAACGGGAGAGAAAAATTGGTAATTATTGTTATGTGGCGAAGCATTACTGAACTGAGATTCGATTTCAATAGGTTAAAAAGCAATCTTATCTTCTACCTCAAACCAAACACTCTCACCCACACGGCACAATAGTCCTATTATTCATATAGTTAAGTTAAGAAAAACGTCAAAAAGACGTGACTTAGTTTCTTTCGAGAAAAAATAATAGTGTGACTGGCGTAAATTTACAGCATGAATAACGCAATAAATTGGAATGAAAAAACTAGATTTGACAGTAACTTAGAGAGGTCTAAAGAAGCGCATTTTTGCGGGCAATTTTAACTTATTGATCAAAAAGAAAAATTTCCTTTCGCCCAATAAAAAACGCCCCAGTCAAAAACTGACTGGGGCGGCTGAATCAGCCTAATCCAATAACGTGAAACAAAAGGTCTGAAAGATAGAACATCTTACCTCTGTACCCTACGAGAGATAATGTACAACAATTGGTCAGATTTGCAAAGAATTTTTGTAATTTTTTTTCATGAAAGTTTTATTAAGCAACAATAATTCTCATAATTGAATTGCTTTTTTATTAGCACAAAAAAGCCAGCGTTTGTGCGCTGGCTCATATTTAATTAGTAAAATTGATTTAAAAGTGACTAGTGTGCTTGGTCCCAGTTATCACCGTGACCTGCTTCTGCCACTAAAGGCACTTTCAGTTCTGCTGCAGATTCCATCAAATTCTGTACTTTATTTTCAATTTCGGACAAAGAAGACTCTTCAACTTCAAAAACCAATTCATCGTGTACTTGCATGAGAAGTTTCACTCGATCATTACCTTCTTGCTGAATCCACTCATCCACTAATAACATCGCTTTCTTGATGATATCCGCAGCGGTACCCTGCATCGGCGCGTTAATCGCGGCACGCTCAGCAGCTTTACGACGCATACCGTTACGAGATTGAATTTCTGGAAGATGCAGGCGACGACCAAAAATCGTCTCTACGTAACCTTGTGCAGAAGCAGTACTACGCGTGTCTTCCATGTACTGCATTACACCAGGATAACGTTCGAAGTACTTGTCCATGTAAGCTTGCGCTTCACCACGCGGAATACCGAGCTGTTTTGCTAAGCCAAATGCGCTCATGCCGTAAATCAAACCAAAGTTAACCGCTTTTGCACGACGACGCTGTTCACTTGAGACTTGGTCGATAGAAACACCCATGATTTCTGCCGCCGTTGCTGCGTGGATATCTTTACCATCACGGAACGCATCAAGCAGCGCTTGGTCACCTGACAGGTGCGCCATAATACGCAATTCAATTTGAGAGTAGTCGACTGCCAAGATCTTATATCCCGTCGGTGCAATAAATGCCTGACGAATACGACGACCTTCTTCGTTACGAATTGGAATGTTCTGCAAGTTAGGATCGGTTGAAGATAGACGTCCCGTTGCAGTAACGGCTTGGTGGTAAGAAGTATGCACACGGCCCGTTGATGGGTTGATCATCTTCGGCAACTTATCGGTGTAAGTTGATTTTAGCTTCGCCAGACCACGGTATTCCAAAATCAGTTTTGGTAGTGGGTAATCCAGAGCCAGTTCTTGCAGCACTTCTTCATTAGTAGAAGGTGTGCCTGATGGCGTCTTCTTGATAACTGGTAGACCCATTTTTTCAAACAGAAGCGCTTGCAGCTGCTTCGGTGAGTTCATGTTGAACTCTTGTTCTGCAATCTCATAGGCTTTCTGCTCAAGCTCATCCAGACGTGCGGCGATCTCTACCGACTGCGCACTAAGCTTCATGTCATCAATCAGTACACCTGTGCGTTCAATGCGAGACAGCACTGGTACAAGTGGCATTTCGATTTCTTCGTATACGGTTTTTAGCTTCTCATCTTGCTCGATGTTGGCAAACAAACGATTATGTAGACGAAGTGTCACGTCCGCATCTTCCGCTGCGTATGGTGAAGCTTCATCCAGATCGATTTGGTTGAAGGTCAGTTGATTCTTACCTTTACCTGCGATTTGCTCGAATGAAATGCAGCTGTGTTGTAGAAAGCGCAGTGCCAAGCTGTCCATATCGTGTTTGCCACCTACGCTGTTGTAAACGTAAGACGCTAACATAGTGTCGTGCTTGATACCTTTCATCTCAATGCCGTAGCGAGCTAGCACAGATGCGTCGTATTTTAAGTTTTGACCAACTTTCGATTGAGCTTCATCTTCAAGAATTGGCTTAAGCTGTTCGAGTACCCAATCACGATCAAGTTGCTGAGGCGCATCTAGATAGTCATGGGCCACTGGTACATAAGCCGCAATGCCTTCATCGGTCGCAAATGATAGACCTACTAGGTTTGCCACCATGTAATCTAGGCTGTCGGTTTCGGTATCAAACGCAAATAACTCAGACGCTTTTAGTTTGTCTAACCAAGCATTAAATGAAGCTTCATCCAGGATGGTTTCGTATTGGCTACGGTCGATTTTTACTGCTGAGGTGTCCATATCTGCTTTAGATGAAGCAGAACCACCACGCGCTGTACCCGTTGATTCATCCGCTTCAACGACACCTGTGCCGCCTTCTAATAGCTCATTTAACCAAGATTTGAACGTCAACTGACCGTACAATTTAATCAGCTCGTCTGTACTCGGTTCCGCTTTTAATAGTGATTCTGGCGTTTCTTCCAGTTCCACATCCAGCTTAATGGTTGCCAACTCATAAGACATCATCGCATCGTCTTTGTTGTCCACAAGCTTCTTCGCCATGGTTTTGGAACCACGGAAACCAAGCGCAGCGATATCGTCGAGGTTTTCATACAGCTTAGTTAGACCGCCGATCCCCTGCAGAAGTGCAGTTGCAGTTTTATCACCAACACCCGGAACGCCAGGGATGTTGTCGACTTTATCGCCCATCAACGCTAGGTAATCGATGATCAGCTCTGGTGGGATACCAAACTTCTCAATCACCCCTTCACGATCCATCACGACGTTAGTCATGGTATTGATCAAGGTGACGTTATCATCGACAAGCTGAGCCATGTCTTTATCGCCCGTACTGATCAAAACCGGCATGCCCTGTTGTGATGCTTGATAAGCCAAAGTTCCGATAACATCATCAGCTTCTACGCCAGGAATACAGATCAGTGGCAGACCCATTGCACGAATGACGTTATGCAGTGGCTCAATTTGGCAACGAAGATCATCCGGCATTGGTGGACGGTTCGCTTTGTATTCTGGGTACATATCGTCTCGGAAGGTTTTACCCTTCGCATCGAAAACCACCGCAATGCGATCCGAAGCAAACTGACGCATCATACTGCGTAACATGTTCACCACTCCGTAAACTGCGTTAGTTGGAATTTCACCGTTACTCATCGTGCCTGGGTAAGCGTGAAAAGCGCGATATAGATAAGAAGAACCGTCGATCAGAATCAACGGATTTTCAGGAATACTTGCCATAATTGTCTGTATCCAAATCAGTACTTAATAGATCTGCTTAGAATGCCATGACTGCTGATCCGAATCTATCTTGTTCGCTCGATCAAGTTCGCGGAAATTTTCCGATGTTATTCACGAAAAACACCTCTCACTGTGGATAACTCTGTTTATAGAAATTATCCACTGGTTATCCCATGGAAATAAAGACAGAAAAAAACAAATGTAAGCCATTGTTTTAATAGTTATTATTTTAAATAAAAAGACAAGAACAACGATCCTAAAATGATCATGACATGTGGAAAAGTTGCCGATAGAGGCGTCAATTAGAAATCACAGAAAAGAAAAAAGCGACCCAGTTGGGTCGCCTAGCAGAAGTGGTAAAGCTATTTCCATTTGTATGGCAGCTTAACCAAGAAGCTATAAATTACACTGGAAGCAATGTGAGCAATGTCGTGTCAAAAAGAATTAGTGCAAGTTCTGGGGAAAATGTTTCATTACCTTCTCAACACTCGGTTAATTAGCAATTCAACGTCCTTGTGAACTTTCCTCATTCCTTAAGACAGGTTTAATAATAATGATTCTCATTTAACAGTCAATACCTAAATGAGAAAAAATCTCATTTATTTTTTATAGCGCCTTAATGAAGTGCACTCTAGACTCACGTAAGTTCGGTTTTTCTTCAAACTTTTCAATGATGTATTCATTTCTTAGCAACAAGCGAAGCATGGCAGGAAATTGGTTACGAGATTTCACTTTTAAAGTTTTGTAGCCCTGCTCTACTACCCATTCCTCTTGCGCTTCTAATAACATTTGCGCCACGCCTTCATTGCGCGCTTCTGGTGCTACGCCACCAAACCAACTGTAGAAGGTATATTCATCTAACTCGTAGCCGATTTTAAAACCTAGGACCGTCCCTGCTTTCTCAGCCACTAGGATTAAACTTTTTTTATCTCCTAGGCGCTCAGCCATGGATTCAACCGTCTCACCATGTGCAAACTCAGTAACACGAGCTACCACTTGGATCGCCTCTTCCAGCGTGCCTTCACGAATCAGCATTGTCATTGTCTTACTCTCCAGAAATAAATATACCCAAGTAACTTCAAGCCGTGTGTATTCCGTCTTGAGGTTACTTGGGTATATTCAGACCGACAACAATTGTCGGTCTGGCTTTTCTCATTGAGCGATAATTACTCGTCTGTCGCTTCTTGCGCTTTGACTAGGTGCTCTGCAGTTTGTGCGTTTTCTTCCGCTAACCACTCTGCTACATCTTTCGCGAAGTAAGTCAGGATGCCATCCGCGCCTGCACGTTTGAAGCAAAGCAGAGATTCCATCACGGTCTCGTGCTCTTTCAGCCAACCATTCATGATGGCTGCTTTATGCATCGCGTACTCACCAGAAACTTGGTAAGCGAACGTTGGAACTTGAAGCTCAGTCTTAACACGGCGAACCACATCAAGGTAAGGCATGCCTGGCTTAACCATCACCATGTCAGCGCCTTCATTAATATCAAGAGCCACTTCATGTAGCGCTTCATCCGTGTTCGCAGGATCCATTTGGTAGTTTTTCTTGTTGCCACCTTTTAGGTTCGCTGATGAACCAACTGCATCACGGAATGGACCGTAGTAGTTTGATGCGTACTTCGCAGAGTAAGCCATGATTTGAGTATGGATGTGACCCGCTTCTTCTAACGCTTCACGGATTTTACCGATACGGCCATCCATCATGTCTGATGGTGCAACCACGTCTGCGCCCGCTTCTGCGTGAGACAGCGCTTGTTTTACAAGTACCTCGGTTGTTTCAT from Vibrio hyugaensis includes:
- a CDS encoding class I SAM-dependent methyltransferase, which codes for MHTCPLCQNQRTHHFFEDKRREYLQCEQCSLVFVNPDQRLDAKTEKAHYDLHENNPEDMGYRHFLSRIADPIAERISPQSNGIDFGCGPGPTLSLMLEEAGHNMALYDLYYHPNTSVLEKQYDFMTATEVIEHLYHPDVVWKQWLNLVKPGGWIGLMTKMVIDVEAFQSWHYKNDPTHVVFFSRETFQFLAERDKLELEFIGNDVILLRKAQ
- a CDS encoding c-type cytochrome, which codes for MKKLALILSLLASCSVWAQGNIEAGKAKSQTCVACHGADGNSALAMYPNLAGQHAKYLEKQLKDLKLGMTSGGKQGRYDPVMSGMAMPLSDEDIADLSAYYASLPIAESSTPENVVEQGKVLYTAGDAERGLTACIACHGPRGNGTELSGFPKISGQQADYIKAQLEKFRDGARGNDMNAMMRDIAKKMTDEDIEVLSKYVGGLH
- the yihA gene encoding ribosome biogenesis GTP-binding protein YihA/YsxC, with protein sequence MSVKIHYQNTHFITSAPDIRHLPEDEGVEIAFAGRSNAGKSSALNRLTNQKSLAKTSKTPGRTQLINLFKVQEGCHIVDLPGYGFAQVPVEMKNKWQKSLGEYLQKRECLKGLVVLMDIRHPMKDLDQQMIFWAIDSRIPVQVLLTKADKLKSGARKQVLLKIRKQAETFGGDVSVDVFSSLKGLGVDQLRAKLDVWFAPAIAHLLEEDEQDDAQESNEE
- the polA gene encoding DNA polymerase I, translating into MASIPENPLILIDGSSYLYRAFHAYPGTMSNGEIPTNAVYGVVNMLRSMMRQFASDRIAVVFDAKGKTFRDDMYPEYKANRPPMPDDLRCQIEPLHNVIRAMGLPLICIPGVEADDVIGTLAYQASQQGMPVLISTGDKDMAQLVDDNVTLINTMTNVVMDREGVIEKFGIPPELIIDYLALMGDKVDNIPGVPGVGDKTATALLQGIGGLTKLYENLDDIAALGFRGSKTMAKKLVDNKDDAMMSYELATIKLDVELEETPESLLKAEPSTDELIKLYGQLTFKSWLNELLEGGTGVVEADESTGTARGGSASSKADMDTSAVKIDRSQYETILDEASFNAWLDKLKASELFAFDTETDSLDYMVANLVGLSFATDEGIAAYVPVAHDYLDAPQQLDRDWVLEQLKPILEDEAQSKVGQNLKYDASVLARYGIEMKGIKHDTMLASYVYNSVGGKHDMDSLALRFLQHSCISFEQIAGKGKNQLTFNQIDLDEASPYAAEDADVTLRLHNRLFANIEQDEKLKTVYEEIEMPLVPVLSRIERTGVLIDDMKLSAQSVEIAARLDELEQKAYEIAEQEFNMNSPKQLQALLFEKMGLPVIKKTPSGTPSTNEEVLQELALDYPLPKLILEYRGLAKLKSTYTDKLPKMINPSTGRVHTSYHQAVTATGRLSSTDPNLQNIPIRNEEGRRIRQAFIAPTGYKILAVDYSQIELRIMAHLSGDQALLDAFRDGKDIHAATAAEIMGVSIDQVSSEQRRRAKAVNFGLIYGMSAFGLAKQLGIPRGEAQAYMDKYFERYPGVMQYMEDTRSTASAQGYVETIFGRRLHLPEIQSRNGMRRKAAERAAINAPMQGTAADIIKKAMLLVDEWIQQEGNDRVKLLMQVHDELVFEVEESSLSEIENKVQNLMESAAELKVPLVAEAGHGDNWDQAH
- a CDS encoding GNAT family N-acetyltransferase, with product MTMLIREGTLEEAIQVVARVTEFAHGETVESMAERLGDKKSLILVAEKAGTVLGFKIGYELDEYTFYSWFGGVAPEARNEGVAQMLLEAQEEWVVEQGYKTLKVKSRNQFPAMLRLLLRNEYIIEKFEEKPNLRESRVHFIKAL
- the hemB gene encoding porphobilinogen synthase, whose protein sequence is MSVSIQGPFPARRMRRMRKHDFSRRLMAENQVSVNDLIYPMFILMGKDRRESVESMPGVERLSIDLMLEEAQYLANLGVPAIALFPVVNQDAKSLCAAEAYNPEGLVQRAVRALKEHVPQIGVITDVALDPFTTHGQDGIIDEDGYVMNDETTEVLVKQALSHAEAGADVVAPSDMMDGRIGKIREALEEAGHIHTQIMAYSAKYASNYYGPFRDAVGSSANLKGGNKKNYQMDPANTDEALHEVALDINEGADMVMVKPGMPYLDVVRRVKTELQVPTFAYQVSGEYAMHKAAIMNGWLKEHETVMESLLCFKRAGADGILTYFAKDVAEWLAEENAQTAEHLVKAQEATDE